The Cuculus canorus isolate bCucCan1 chromosome 14, bCucCan1.pri, whole genome shotgun sequence genomic sequence gtcAGCAGCGCGACAGAGGTCAGGTCCCTGTTCTGTGGCTCTGAGACCAGCTCAAAACACTGCCTCTTCACACTGAAGACACACAGTGTGCCATTTCCACTGCAGAAGATGGAAGGGGCACAACACGAGAATGGAACATGGTGCGGGACGCGCCCCCCAACTCCAGGGAAGGCACCGTGTGGGCACAGAGCCCCCAGTACCTGATGGTCAGCAGGGTCTTCCTGTTAGCATTCATGGCCATCACGCTGATATACTCCTCCTGCTGCCGAGCCTCCAGGATGGCATCCCCCTTCTGCAGATCCCACACCTTCAGCATTCCATTGTCATCACCGGTGGCAAAGAGGTGGTCATCAATGGGCAGCACGCAGTTGACGGCCGAGCTGCGGAGACCCTGCTCCAGCGCTGTCACAGCTCACGCTGCAGGCAAGCGATGCCCAGAGCTCTGGGGACAATGCTCCACGCTCCATGGCCCCAGCTGGCAGGGAAGGGTAACGGAGCACAGACCCACCCGTGGGCCTTGGGGATGTGTGTTTCCAGCTGTTGCTTCTCCACCGTCAGGACGTGGACAGCCTTGTCCTTGGCCACAGTGAAAAGCTCTGCGGAGACATGTCAGCCCCTTGGACCCACAGCTCCAGGGCTGCCCCACGGCCCCACAGCGAAGGCCACGTCCCGGCAGGACCGGAAATGATATCTCGACGACCAGAGCTGCCGGCTCTCCCCCTCGGTGCAGGAGTAcctgggagcagcagtgggGGCTGCGGAGGCACGGGCAGCCCTCCCGGCCCCCGGCTCCGCAGCCCCCCTGCCCCCGCggtccccagagcccccccgcTCTCCCCCGTCCCTGGAGCAACTCCAGCCCCCCCGACTCCCTCCGGCTCCCGGGAACCCTCGGCCCCGGAGCCCCTCCGGACCCCGGGACACCACGTCCTCGCAACTCCCAAGTCCCGCCGAGCCCCTCCGGTCTCTGTCCCCAGTTCCATGGAGACCCCCAGCCCCTTTCGAGACCCCTCGGCTCCCTGCAGCGCCCCTGAACTCCCGAGGCCCTCGAACCCCGCAGGCTCCACCGAGCCCCCTGGCCCCACCGGCCCCCAAGGCCCCCCGAGaccccgctccccccgccccgctcaAAGGTAGGCGTCGCCGTCCGCGGCCCCCGCCGCCAGCAGCGGGCGGGCAGGGTGCACTGCGATGGCGTTGGCGGCGGCGGGCAGGCCGGTGGTCGGCGAGGGTTTCCCGCGGCCGCAGCTCGCATCGCTGGGGCCCGGGGTTCTCCGCGCCGCCATGGCCGGACGTGAGCCGGGGCCACGCGCCCTCATTTGCATGGCTCCGCCCCCAGGCGGCAGGGCGCCCTGCCTGCGCGAATCCCGCGTTCTTATTTGCATAACACCGCCCCCAGGCGGCACCGCCCCTCCCGCGCGCGATAACTACTCTGGCCGGTGCGGGCCCGCCCCTTCATTTGCATAACCACGCCCACTCATCGACATGTAGCTTTTCCTTATTTGCAAAACCACGCCCTTTCCTCACGCGGACGCGCCCCCTAACGTCTTTGGCGCCGACGTCCTATTACAATACTCGGTGTCaaatttgcatttgcaaattTGCAACCAACCGCCCGCACGCCCCGCCCCTCACCTGCACGCTCGACTATACAACCCATGTCCTCATTTGCATGGCCTCGCTCCCTCCCCCCGGCCCTGACCTTCTCACGTGAAGCCCCGCGCGGACCCGTTGTTTACGGTGAACGGCTATTGCGCAGCGGTTCCTTCAGTGTTCAGTGACGCTTTCCTGTTGTCCGATCACGGGTTTAACCCGCGGGCACCCCTGAGTCGCTTTTGCCGGGATTCGCCccacccctttttttttaactccccTCATTTTTAGCCCTTCGCGAGGAGGAGCCCCCGCGGGAGGTTTTGCTGCCCGCCCGCTCCGctcccacctgcagccctgagcccggctctggagtcctgagcacagggagtgcgtggagctgttggagagtccagaggaggccacggagatccgagggctggagcacctgtaCAGGGAtgggctgagagttggggttgttcagcaggagaagagaaggctgcagagaggccttagagaagcttccagtaccgaaaggggctccaggagagctggggaggggctctgggcagggacaggatgagggggaacggttttggcctgaaagagggggagattgagatgagatcttcggaagaaatgttttcagaagatacgttgtgagggtggggaggctctggctcaggctgccctgggaagtcgcagaatcacagaatcaccaggttggaaaggacccactgcatcatcgagtccaaccattcctaacactccctaaaccatgtccctaagcacttcatccacccgttccttaaacacctccagggaaggtgactcgaccacctccctgggcagcagttccagtacccaatgactctttctgtgaagaatttttttctgatacccaacctgaacctcccctgaaggagcttcaggccattccctcttgtcctgtcccctgtcacttgggagaagaggccagctccctcctctccaaaacctcctttcaggtagttgtagagagtaataaggtttcccctcagcctcctcttctccaggctaaacaaccccagctctctcagccgctcctcgtaagacttgttctccagccccttcaccagctttgttgctcttctctggacacgctccagagcctcaacatccttcttgtggtgaagggtccagaactgaacacagtattcgaggtgcggtctcaccagtgccgagtacagagggagaataacctccctggacctgctggtgaccccatttctgatacaagccaagatgcatttggccttcttggccacctgggcacactgctggctcatgttcagtcggctgtcaaccagcacccccaggtccttctcttctgtgcagctctccagccattcttcccccagtctgtagtgctgcatagggttgttgtgccccaagtgcaggacccggcatttggccttgttaaacctcatcccattggtctcggcccagcagtccagcctgttcagatccctttgcagagcctccctaccctccagcagatcgacacttcctcccagcttagtgtcatctgcaaacttgctgagggtgcactcaatgccttcatccaggtcactgataaagacattgaacagagttggacccagtactgagccctgaggaactccacttgtgactggcctccaaaggctttactgaagtccaagaagactacatccacagcctctcccccatccagtagtcgagtgattttgtcatagaaggtgatcaggttagtttggcaagatctgccttttgtaaacccatgtagagtgggcctgatcacccggttctcttgcatgtgcttcatgatagcactcaagattacctgttccatgactttccccggcactgaggtgagactgacaggcctgtagttccccggatcctctctgcaacccttcttgtagatgggcacaacatcagccagcctccagtctagtagaacttccccagtcagccaggacctctggaagatgatggataggggtttggaaaggacatccgccagctccttcaatactcttgggtggatcccatctggccccatagacttgtgggagtctagctgggcaagcaagtctctaaccacctcctcttggatcatgggagcctcattctgctcctctaactcttgggtttgtaaacagaaggaacaacttcctttgctattaaagactggggtgaagaaggcattaagtacctcagccttgtccttattccctgtcactgttattccttctgcatccaatagggactggatattctccctcgtcctccttttcctgttaatgtatttgtagaaagacttctgttgtctttcacagacttagccaatttgatttctagttgggccttggccctcctgattttttccctgcacaatctcacttcgtccctgtagtccacccaagatgcctgtcctttcctccaaagcacatagagcttcttcttattattgacacatcttgagatctccctgctccaccaagctggcttttccccccgccggctttttccggaacacagggatggcttgctcttgagctgctaggat encodes the following:
- the LOC104054853 gene encoding WD repeat-containing protein 55-like; translation: MLKVWDLQKGDAILEARQQEEYISVMAMNANRKTLLTISGNGTLCVFSVKRQCFELVSEPQNRDLTSVALLTVGRDRKAHPVPPSSVGRDNCHWIQHMAPGKPTRR